TTGAAATCTTTAGAAAAGGTAATCCCTATGAAAAACATCAGTACCTGAGGAGCATAGAATCTTAGATTCAGCACTCCTTCCCGCAATTGGTTGGAGTTGAAAACAAAGGTTCTGAAGATAACATAGATGAAGTAGCAGAGAACTACGGTTGTAAAGACACGGAGACCGTTGTTATCCTCGGAATATTTTCGAAATACAAACAGAAGTCCAGTTGTAATAAAGATGGTTAAAATATCACCCAGAATAATAAGCGGGTCTGCATCAGGCCTTAAATAAACAAGGTAGTACAATCTTCTGAAAAAGGGAACAAATGGCATTAAAAAAAAAATTATATATACCCCACACTTTGGATACCTGAAAACGGGGTAAAACAGGAGCAACGAGATGAGCGCAACTAATTCAAGCTGAGCAGGAAGTGAAACAATGTTAAAGGCAATAATTTGCCCGACAATAACAGCAATTATGCAATAAACGGGAGTAATGCATCTCTTCATACCAGGCCCAACCCGTTAACCCTTTGCAAAAGAATGGCGCTTTTAACCACACCCATTTACTATCTCTTGGGTTCAGGTGTTTTCAGGGAGATTTCCATAGCGAAATCACCAAGACCGGAATCGAATGGAACCACCAGAGTCGGTACTCCCCTTCCGGAGGCAATCCTGTGGTCTTTACCGAAGATTACTTTGGGCAGGGAAATGGAGAGGTTATACGAAGTTAAGTGCTGTTTTGCATTTCCCGCGACAATATTGACAAGTTCCCCAACACCATCGGCAATATCAGGACCGACAATTTTAATTTCCATACCAAGCAAAGCGGAAATAACTTTCAGAGCAACAATTTTTGGAAAACTAAGACAAATTGACCCCTGAGCTTCACCGGACAGACCTATGATTCCGGAGACATCGTATGTATAGGATGCCTCATTTTTTTTTATTGCCAGCTTACCCGGTTTTATGTCGGTGTTAAGCATTTTTCCGAAAGTTTCTATAGTAGAGATAACAAAAGGATTAACATATGAAACATCCATACAACTCTCTCCGGATATAGTAAATTATTGCAGTATTTATCCTAATATGTTACATTTTTTGGATAGATAATGCAAGGAAACAATGTCCAAACCTATAAATTAAAGGAGTTTTTCCCACCACCATTGGTTTTCTTTGTACCATTGGATAGTTGTTTTGATCCCCTCTTCAAATGATATTTTTGGAATCCACCCAAGCTCATCCTTTATTCTGGAGGCATCGATTGCGTATCTTCTGTCGTGCCCAAGCCTGTCTTCAACATACGATATAAGTGATTCCGGCTTTTGTAACACTTTCAGGATTTCTTTAACGATAAATATGTTCTGCTTTTCGTTGTTGCCACCAATGTTAAAAACACTGCCTGGCTTACCTTTCAGCATAACCGTTTCTACAGCTGAACAATGATCAGAAACATGAAGCCAGTCCCTTACGTTGAGTCCGTCTCCGTAGACAGGAAGTGATTTGTCGTTCATAGCATTTATAATCATAAGAGGAATCAGCTTTTCGGGGTACTGAAAGGGCCCGTAGTTATTTGAACATCGTGTAATGATCCCGGGGAAGCCAAAAGTTTCATAATAGGAGCGTACAAGCAGATCGCTGCCGGCCTTGCTTGCTGAATAGGGACTGTTTGGTGAAATCGGAGTATCCTCTGTAAAATAACCTTCAGCTCCCAGTGTGCCGTACACTTCA
The sequence above is a segment of the Chitinispirillum alkaliphilum genome. Coding sequences within it:
- a CDS encoding Chemotaxis protein CheX, whose protein sequence is MDVSYVNPFVISTIETFGKMLNTDIKPGKLAIKKNEASYTYDVSGIIGLSGEAQGSICLSFPKIVALKVISALLGMEIKIVGPDIADGVGELVNIVAGNAKQHLTSYNLSISLPKVIFGKDHRIASGRGVPTLVVPFDSGLGDFAMEISLKTPEPKR
- a CDS encoding dTDP-glucose 4,6-dehydratase, producing MKTVLVTGGAGFIGSNFVSQMLENRNDYFIVNFDALTYAGNLDNLRSVEKKDNYKFIKGDICDKLTVESMFSEYDFDFVVHFAAESHVDRSIEGPDQFVKTNVLGTQILLHAAKEAWKSSFENKRFVHVSTDEVYGTLGAEGYFTEDTPISPNSPYSASKAGSDLLVRSYYETFGFPGIITRCSNNYGPFQYPEKLIPLMIINAMNDKSLPVYGDGLNVRDWLHVSDHCSAVETVMLKGKPGSVFNIGGNNEKQNIFIVKEILKVLQKPESLISYVEDRLGHDRRYAIDASRIKDELGWIPKISFEEGIKTTIQWYKENQWWWEKLL